In a genomic window of Cyprinus carpio isolate SPL01 chromosome A10, ASM1834038v1, whole genome shotgun sequence:
- the LOC109107604 gene encoding serine palmitoyltransferase 1: MSGSSTRPRLMKHAHAQSRDSVKMAAGQQWVLVEMVQAFYEAPAYHLILEGILILWIIRLLFSKTYKLQERSDLTEKEKEELIEEWQPEPLVPPVSKDHPSLNYDVVTGPPSHKIIVNGKECINFASFNFLGLLDSERVKLKALLSLKKYGVGTCGPRGFYGTFDVHLELEERLAKFMRTEEAIIYSYGFATIASAIPAYSKRGDIIFVDEAACFSIQKGLQASRSFVKHFKHNDMEDLERLLKEQEIEDQKNPRKARVIRRFIVVEGLYINTADICPLPDLVKLKYKYKVRIFLEESMSFGVLGEHGRGVTEHFGVNIDDIDLISANMENALASIGGFCCGRSFVIDHQRLSGQGYCFSASLPPMLASAAIEALNIMEEDPGIFRVLQDKCKHVHKALQGQVQFTSFFPREKREC; this comes from the exons atgAGCGGCTCTTCCACGCGACCGCGCCTCATGAAGCACGCGCACGCACAGTCACGTGACTCAGTCAAAATGGCGGCGGGGCAACAGTGGGTGTTGGTAGAGATGGTGCAAGCTTTTTACGAG GCTCCAGCATATCATTTGATTTTAGAAGGGATCCTCATTTTGTGGATCATCAGACTGCTGTTTTCCAAAACGTATAAACTCCAGGAGAGATCAGACCTCACAGAAAAG GAGAAAGAGGAGTTGATTGAGGAGTGGCAGCCCGAGCCGCTGGTGCCCCCCGTGTCTAAAGACCATCCTTCCCTCAACTATGATGTGGTCACGGG GCCTCCAAGCCACAAAATCATTGTGAATGGGAAAGAGTGCATTAACTTTGCCTCATTTAACTTCCTGGGTCTGCTGGACAGCGAGCGTGTGAAG CTGAAGGCGTTGTTGTCGCTGAAGAAGTACGGCGTGGGGACGTGTGGACCGAGAGGCTTCTATGGGACCTTCG ATGTTCATCTGGAGTTAGAGGAGCGATTGGCCAAGTTCATGAGAACGGAGGAGGCCATTATCTACTCGTATGGCTTCGCCACCATCGCCAGTGCTATCCCAGCGTACTCCAAGAGAGGAGACATCATCTTTGT AGACGAGGCGGCGTGTTTCTCCATCCAGAAAGGCCTGCAGGCTTCACGCAGCTTCGTCAAACACTTCAAACACAACGATATGGAGGACCTGGAGCGGCTTCTGAAGGAGCAGGAGATCGAAGATCAGAAG aaTCCACGCAAGGCGAGAGTGATCAGACGCTTCATCGTAGTTGAGGGGCTCTACATCAACACTGCAGATATCTGCCCACTACCTGACCTG GTGAAGCTGAAGTACAAATATAAAGTCCGGATCTTTCTGGAGGAGAGCATGTCTTTTGGAGTGCTTGGGGAACACGGAAGAGGAGTCACAGAGCATTTTGGGGTCAAC ATTGATGATATCGACCTCATAAGTGCCAACATGGAGAATGCGCTGGCGTCCATCGGAGGCTTCTGCTGTGGACGATCCTTCGTTATTGATCATCAG CGTCTGTCGGGTCAGGGTTACTGTTTCTCAGCGTCTCTTCCACCCATGCTGGCCTCTGCTGCTATTGAAGCTCTCAACATCATGGAGGAAGATCCAG GCATTTTCAGGGTTCTGCAGGATAAGTGCAAACACGTCCACAAAGCACTACAAGGGCAAGTCCAATTTACTTCCTTTTTTCCACGAGAGAAAAgggaat GTTGA